In a single window of the Nicotiana tomentosiformis chromosome 10, ASM39032v3, whole genome shotgun sequence genome:
- the LOC138900329 gene encoding uncharacterized protein: protein MASYFMDIFKFNTENALDVFYIQNLKKTPTETFCEYATRWRSEAAKVRPMLEEEQMNKFFVRAQDPQYYEWLMVIENHKFSDIIKLGERIEEGIKSGMVTNFEALQATNKAL from the coding sequence atggcatcatACTTTATGGACATATTCAAGTTCAACACAGAGAACGCACTGGATGTTTTCTacatccaaaacctcaaaaagacaCCAACAGAAACCTTCTGTgaatatgctactcggtggagatctGAGGCTGCAAAGGTAAGACCAAtgcttgaagaagaacaaatgaataagttctttgtCAGAGCCCAAGACCCGCAGTACTATGAATGGTTGATGGTTATTGAGAACCAcaaattctccgacatcatcaagctaggagaaagaatagaagaagggattaaAAGTGGGATGGTGACGAATTTCGAAGCACTGcaggccacaaataaagccttatAA